The Pelmatolapia mariae isolate MD_Pm_ZW linkage group LG10_11, Pm_UMD_F_2, whole genome shotgun sequence genome includes a region encoding these proteins:
- the fhl3a gene encoding four and a half LIM domains protein 3, which translates to MTDRFDCDNCKESLYGRKYIQSDDSPYCIPCYDSLFSNTCDECKELIGHDARELFYEDRHYHEHCFRCFRCDRSLADEPFTSQDDALLCNDCYCNEFSSKCVACDKIVMPGTRKLEYAGSTWHEGCFICHSCSQPIGSKSFIPDKDEHYCVPCYEDKFAPRCTRCKKTLTKGGVTYRDEPWHKECFVCTSCKTQLAGQHFTSRDDSPYCLKCFGSLYAKKCEACSKPITGFGGGKYISFEDRQWHQPCFTCSQCSVSLVGAGFFPDGDRILCRDCHTSL; encoded by the exons ATGACTGACCGATTTGACTGTGACAATTGCAAAGAATCGCTGTATGGCCGCAAGTACATCCAGTCTGATGACAGCCCCTACTGCATTCCCTGCTATGACAGCTTGTTCTCGAACACATGTGACGAGTGCAAAGAACTGATTGGCCATGACGCAAGG GAACTCTTTTATGAAGACCGGCATTACCATGAGCACTGCTTCCGTTGCTTCCGCTGCGATCGCTCTCTGGCAGATGAACCCTTCACTAGCCAGGATGATGCACTGCTCTGCAATGACTGCTACTGTAATGAATTCTCCTCCAAGTGTGTAGCCTGTGACAAGATTGTCATGCCAG GCACAAGAAAACTCGAGTATGCAGGTTCTACTTGGCATGAGGGCTGTTTCATTTGTCACAGCTGTTCACAGCCGATTGGCTCAAAGTCCTTCATTCCTGACAAGGATGAGCACTACTGTGTGCCCTGCTACGAAGACAAGTTTGCTCCACGTTGCACACGCTGTAAAAAG ACTCTGACCAAAGGTGGAGTGACCTATCGTGATGAGCCGTGGCATAAGGAGTGTTTTGTGTGCACCAGCTGTAAGACCCAGCTGGCAGGTCAGCACTTCACCTCCCGGGATGACAGCCCTTACTGCCTCAAGTGCTTTGGAAGCCTGTACGCCAAGAAGTGTGAGGCCTGCAGCAAACCCATCACAG GCTTTGGAGGAGGAAAGTACATCTCATTTGAAGATCGTCAGTGGCATCAGCCGTGTTTCACCTGCTCGCAGTGCTCTGTTTCGCTTGTTGGTGCTGGGTTTTTCCCTGATGGTGACAGAATCTTATGCCGTGACTGCCACACCAGCCTATAG